From Streptomyces sp. NBC_00775, one genomic window encodes:
- the efeB gene encoding iron uptake transporter deferrochelatase/peroxidase subunit translates to MADHSTPETSSQRTTSQASSKVTSPREADTENASSKKATPENASPKETVSQETSPKGAISRRRLLGTAGATGLALGAAGGAVGYAATPSAEKTTPLTTLGADAVMFHGKHQPGITNALQARGHLVAFDLDAGAGRKEAAALLRRWSATAQRLMAGEAAAHDDTDIARDAGPSSLTVTFGFGHSFFARTGLEKQRPVALDPLPDFSSDHLDKARSNGDLWVQIGANDALVAFHALRAIQKDAGGAARVRWQMNGFNRSPGATEQPMTARNLMGQIDGTRNPKPSESTFDQRIFVPTSGSADPAWMANGSYAVVRRIRMLLDDWEKLSVKAQEDVIGRKKSNGAPLSGGTETTAMNLDKTDADGNLVVPINAHARITRPDQNGGAAMLRRPFSFHDGIDTDGVPDAGLLFVCWQADPLRGFVPVQRKLDRGDALSTFIRHESSGLFAVPGGAAEGEYVGQRLLEG, encoded by the coding sequence ATGGCTGACCACTCCACTCCGGAGACGTCCTCTCAGCGGACCACCTCCCAGGCCTCCTCCAAGGTGACCTCTCCGAGGGAAGCCGATACGGAAAACGCCTCCTCCAAGAAGGCCACGCCGGAAAACGCCTCTCCTAAGGAGACCGTTTCCCAGGAGACCTCTCCTAAGGGGGCCATTTCACGGCGCCGGCTCCTCGGCACCGCGGGTGCCACCGGCCTCGCCCTGGGCGCGGCCGGAGGCGCCGTGGGATACGCGGCGACGCCCTCCGCCGAGAAGACCACCCCGCTGACCACGCTCGGCGCGGACGCGGTGATGTTTCACGGGAAACATCAGCCCGGCATCACCAACGCCCTCCAAGCCCGCGGCCACCTCGTCGCGTTCGACCTGGACGCGGGAGCGGGCCGCAAGGAGGCGGCCGCGCTGCTGCGCCGCTGGTCGGCGACGGCCCAGCGACTGATGGCGGGCGAGGCCGCCGCACACGACGACACGGACATCGCCCGCGACGCCGGCCCCTCGTCCCTCACGGTCACCTTCGGCTTCGGACACAGCTTCTTCGCACGTACGGGCCTGGAGAAGCAGCGCCCCGTCGCCCTGGACCCGCTGCCCGACTTCTCCTCCGACCACCTCGACAAGGCGCGCAGCAACGGCGACCTGTGGGTGCAGATCGGCGCGAACGACGCCCTGGTCGCCTTCCACGCCCTGCGCGCGATCCAGAAGGACGCGGGCGGCGCGGCCCGCGTCCGCTGGCAGATGAACGGCTTCAACCGCTCGCCCGGCGCCACCGAGCAGCCGATGACAGCCCGCAACCTGATGGGCCAGATCGACGGCACCCGCAATCCGAAGCCGTCCGAGTCCACCTTCGACCAGCGCATCTTCGTGCCCACGTCGGGCTCGGCCGACCCGGCCTGGATGGCGAACGGCTCGTACGCCGTCGTACGCCGTATCCGCATGCTCCTCGACGACTGGGAGAAACTCTCGGTCAAGGCCCAGGAGGACGTCATCGGGCGCAAGAAGTCGAACGGAGCCCCGCTGTCCGGCGGCACCGAGACAACCGCGATGAACCTCGACAAGACGGACGCCGACGGCAACCTGGTCGTCCCCATCAACGCGCACGCCCGGATCACCCGGCCCGACCAGAACGGCGGCGCCGCGATGCTGCGCCGTCCGTTCTCCTTCCACGACGGCATCGACACCGACGGCGTGCCCGACGCGGGCCTGCTCTTCGTCTGCTGGCAGGCCGATCCGCTGCGCGGCTTCGTCCCCGTCCAGCGCAAGCTCGACCGCGGCGACGCACTCTCCACATTCATCCGCCACGAGTCGAGCGGACTGTTCGCGGTACCGGGCGGAGCCGCGGAGGGGGAGTACGTGGGGCAGCGGCTGCTGGAGGGCTGA
- a CDS encoding copper resistance protein CopC encodes MTPTTASRFRSRPSHPGFRSFRTLVLLFLAVSGALLAGAAPASAHAALTGSDPTQGSVVDKAPAQISLTFSEKVAMNDGSLRVLDPKGKRVDTGKATNPSGTTYSVKLHSGLPDGTFTVTYQVVSADSHPVSGAFTFSIGAPSQTSVALSDQALGGGVVGALYGFARYVSYAGFILLVGGAAFVLACWQRGAGVRPVQRLVVTGWLALTGATLALLLLRGSYVGSGKVGDIFDLTLLGQVLQTKSGAALVSRLLLLAAAALFIAVLFGAYVKRDEDNGPHEDDESEEAADAAADRAAEKKDLTFGLAIGGTVVAAGLAATWAMAEHASTGIQAGVAMPVDVLHLLAVAGWLGGLATLLVALFRAPAQEQIEAAAVRRFSRVAFGGVLTLVATGIYQSWRQVGSWSALTDTTYGQLLLVKIGLVAVLVGIAWISRRWTGQLSEVAAPEAVAAAVVEQRQKTRTTVPANTPKTEDSRRAAQLARQRAAMATTRDKRIRDADPHRSGLRRSVLAEAGVAIVLLAVTTALTTTEPGRTEEAAQQATASSSQRSGPLSLKIPFDTGGQDGKGTVEVTLDPARVGANEMHVFVVRPNGKAFDVPEVKVAFTLAAKDIGPLPVTPDRIATGHWSAAGVQIPMAGDWKIAVTVRTSDIDQSTVNKNAQIG; translated from the coding sequence ATGACGCCGACCACCGCCTCCCGCTTCCGGAGCCGTCCGAGCCACCCGGGCTTCCGCAGCTTCCGGACGCTCGTGCTGCTGTTCCTCGCCGTCTCCGGCGCGCTCCTGGCGGGCGCGGCACCCGCCTCCGCGCACGCCGCGCTGACCGGCAGCGATCCGACGCAGGGGTCGGTGGTCGACAAGGCGCCCGCCCAGATCTCGCTCACCTTCTCCGAGAAGGTCGCGATGAACGACGGCTCGCTCCGCGTGCTCGACCCCAAGGGCAAACGGGTCGACACCGGCAAGGCGACCAACCCGAGCGGCACCACGTACTCCGTGAAGCTGCACTCGGGGCTGCCCGACGGCACGTTCACCGTCACCTACCAAGTCGTGTCGGCGGACAGCCACCCCGTCTCGGGCGCCTTCACCTTCTCCATCGGCGCGCCCTCGCAGACCTCCGTCGCACTGTCCGACCAAGCATTGGGCGGCGGGGTCGTCGGCGCGCTCTACGGGTTCGCACGCTACGTCTCCTACGCCGGATTCATCCTCCTCGTCGGCGGCGCGGCCTTCGTCCTGGCCTGCTGGCAGCGGGGCGCCGGAGTCCGGCCGGTGCAACGGCTCGTGGTCACCGGATGGCTCGCGCTGACCGGCGCCACACTCGCGCTGCTGCTCCTGCGCGGTTCGTACGTCGGTTCCGGCAAGGTCGGCGACATCTTCGACCTGACACTGCTCGGACAGGTGCTGCAGACCAAGTCGGGCGCGGCACTGGTCTCCCGGCTGCTGCTGCTCGCCGCGGCGGCCCTGTTCATCGCCGTGCTCTTCGGGGCGTATGTGAAACGGGACGAGGACAACGGGCCGCACGAGGACGACGAGTCGGAGGAGGCCGCCGACGCCGCCGCCGACCGGGCCGCCGAGAAGAAGGACCTCACCTTCGGGCTCGCGATCGGCGGTACCGTCGTCGCGGCGGGCCTGGCCGCGACCTGGGCCATGGCCGAGCACGCCTCGACCGGCATCCAGGCGGGCGTCGCGATGCCCGTCGACGTACTGCACCTGCTGGCCGTCGCCGGCTGGCTCGGCGGCCTCGCGACACTGCTGGTCGCCCTGTTCCGGGCACCGGCGCAGGAACAGATCGAGGCGGCGGCCGTACGCCGCTTCTCGCGCGTCGCCTTCGGCGGCGTCCTCACGCTGGTCGCGACGGGGATCTACCAGTCGTGGCGCCAGGTCGGCTCCTGGTCGGCACTCACCGACACGACGTACGGGCAGCTGCTGCTCGTCAAGATCGGCCTGGTGGCGGTCCTCGTGGGCATCGCGTGGATCTCGCGGCGCTGGACCGGGCAACTGTCGGAGGTCGCGGCTCCGGAGGCCGTGGCGGCGGCCGTGGTCGAGCAGCGCCAGAAGACACGGACGACGGTCCCCGCGAACACCCCGAAGACCGAGGACTCCCGGCGCGCCGCCCAACTCGCCCGGCAGCGGGCCGCCATGGCCACCACACGCGACAAGCGCATCCGCGACGCCGACCCGCACCGCTCCGGGCTGCGCCGCTCGGTCCTCGCCGAGGCGGGCGTCGCCATCGTGCTGCTCGCGGTCACGACCGCGCTGACGACCACCGAACCCGGGCGTACGGAGGAGGCGGCCCAGCAGGCCACCGCGTCCTCCTCACAGCGGTCCGGCCCGCTCTCCCTGAAGATCCCGTTCGACACCGGCGGCCAGGACGGCAAGGGCACCGTGGAGGTCACCCTCGACCCGGCCCGCGTCGGCGCCAACGAGATGCACGTCTTCGTGGTGCGGCCGAACGGCAAGGCTTTCGACGTACCCGAGGTGAAGGTCGCCTTCACCCTCGCCGCGAAGGACATCGGCCCGCTGCCCGTGACCCCCGACCGCATCGCCACCGGACACTGGTCGGCGGCCGGGGTGCAGATCCCCATGGCGGGCGACTGGAAGATCGCGGTGACCGTACGGACCTCCGACATCGACCAATCGACCGTGAACAAGAACGCGCAGATCGGCTGA
- a CDS encoding copper chaperone PCu(A)C, translating to MRPLAGCAVVIAAAVTLAGCGSDASDDKDSAPATPELKVTGAYMPAPSMDTMAAGFFTVTNSGGADTLTSVTSDLSDDVTLHSTKGGAMEEETSFKVPSQGTLDFASGGNHLMFEKLTHKPKQGEKVSVELHFAKSGTVKISMPVKPATYTPKTGH from the coding sequence GTGAGGCCCCTCGCCGGATGCGCGGTGGTCATAGCAGCCGCGGTGACCCTCGCCGGATGCGGCTCGGACGCCTCGGACGACAAAGACTCCGCCCCGGCCACGCCCGAACTCAAGGTCACCGGCGCCTACATGCCCGCCCCCAGCATGGACACCATGGCGGCCGGGTTCTTCACCGTCACCAACTCCGGTGGCGCCGACACCCTCACCTCGGTCACCAGCGACCTCTCGGACGACGTCACGCTGCACTCCACCAAGGGCGGCGCGATGGAGGAGGAGACGTCGTTCAAGGTGCCGTCACAGGGCACCCTGGACTTCGCGAGCGGCGGCAACCACCTCATGTTCGAAAAGCTCACCCACAAGCCGAAGCAGGGCGAGAAGGTGTCCGTGGAACTGCACTTCGCCAAGTCCGGCACAGTGAAGATCTCCATGCCGGTGAAGCCCGCGACGTACACACCCAAGACCGGGCACTGA
- a CDS encoding SCO family protein, protein MRKKTYAAAALFAAAALTLSACGSGDDSNKPIADVSVESGSGKAATILDKPFEKPDLVLTDTNGKKYDLLAQTKGRPTLIYFGYTHCPDVCPLTMNNLAVAKKQLPKAQQDKLRVVFVTTDPDRDTPAALGKWLKGIDSDFVGLTGDFATIQAGARTMGISIEPTSKDKNGKLVSVHGTQVIAFSPKTDGGYVLYGEDATVDDYTKDLPKIIKGENP, encoded by the coding sequence ATGCGCAAGAAGACGTATGCCGCGGCCGCCCTGTTCGCCGCCGCCGCTCTGACCCTCTCCGCCTGCGGCAGCGGCGACGACAGCAACAAGCCGATCGCCGACGTGTCCGTCGAGTCCGGCTCCGGCAAGGCCGCGACGATTCTCGACAAGCCGTTCGAGAAGCCGGACCTCGTGCTCACCGACACGAACGGCAAGAAGTACGACCTGCTCGCGCAGACCAAGGGCCGGCCGACGCTGATCTACTTCGGCTACACCCACTGCCCCGACGTCTGCCCGCTGACGATGAACAACCTCGCCGTCGCCAAGAAGCAGCTGCCCAAGGCCCAGCAGGACAAGCTCCGCGTCGTGTTCGTCACCACCGACCCGGACCGCGACACCCCCGCCGCGCTCGGCAAGTGGCTCAAGGGCATCGACTCCGACTTCGTCGGCCTGACCGGCGACTTCGCCACGATCCAGGCCGGTGCCCGCACGATGGGCATCTCCATCGAACCGACGTCGAAGGACAAGAACGGCAAGCTCGTCTCCGTCCACGGCACCCAGGTCATCGCGTTCTCACCGAAGACCGACGGGGGCTATGTGCTGTACGGCGAGGACGCCACCGTCGACGACTACACCAAGGACCTCCCCAAGATCATCAAGGGGGAGAACCCGTGA
- a CDS encoding YcnI family copper-binding membrane protein, protein MKASRIAAAGAVAASAVLALSAPAFAHVSVQPEGTAAKGDYATVNFKVPNERDDASTTKVEVNFPADHPLASVMPQSIDGWSVKVTKSKLDKPLTLHGEKIDEAVTKVTWTADDKGIQPGFFEKFPLSIGALPEDTDELVFKAVQTYSNKEVVRWIEPQKEGEEEPENPAPVLALSAASESGHHGSAATDDASDASDASDAKDTAQDTTEAASSDSSDTTARVLGVVGIVVGAAGVAYGVLAGRRRTNA, encoded by the coding sequence ATGAAGGCTTCCCGTATCGCCGCCGCCGGCGCCGTCGCCGCCTCGGCCGTCCTCGCCCTCTCCGCCCCCGCCTTCGCACACGTCAGCGTGCAGCCCGAGGGCACGGCCGCCAAGGGCGACTACGCCACCGTGAACTTCAAGGTGCCGAACGAGCGCGACGACGCCTCGACCACCAAGGTCGAAGTGAACTTCCCGGCCGACCACCCGCTCGCCTCCGTCATGCCGCAGTCGATCGACGGCTGGAGCGTGAAGGTCACCAAGTCCAAGCTGGACAAGCCGCTCACCCTGCACGGCGAGAAGATCGACGAGGCCGTCACCAAGGTCACCTGGACCGCCGACGACAAGGGCATCCAGCCGGGCTTCTTCGAGAAGTTCCCGCTCTCCATCGGCGCGCTCCCCGAGGACACCGACGAGCTCGTCTTCAAGGCCGTCCAGACGTACTCCAACAAGGAGGTCGTGCGCTGGATCGAGCCGCAGAAGGAGGGCGAGGAGGAGCCCGAGAACCCGGCTCCGGTACTCGCGCTCTCCGCCGCGTCCGAGTCGGGCCACCACGGCTCCGCCGCCACCGACGACGCCTCCGACGCCTCCGACGCCTCCGACGCCAAGGACACCGCCCAGGACACCACCGAGGCCGCGTCCTCCGACAGCAGTGACACCACCGCCCGCGTGCTCGGCGTCGTAGGCATCGTCGTCGGCGCGGCGGGCGTCGCCTACGGCGTCCTGGCCGGCCGTCGGCGGACGAACGCCTGA
- a CDS encoding ATP-binding protein: MSIWWSLHLRREAASVPLARRLLLGTMESAGVDPDVSYDLSVALSEACANAVEHGGDAALGGSSEAYRVTAYLDGEKCRIEVADSGPGFPAGRARTPLRPARADAEHGRGLCLIQELADHVHIGNKPGRGGAVVSFDKILKWKKDPSLLTA, encoded by the coding sequence ATGAGCATCTGGTGGTCACTCCATTTGCGGCGCGAAGCTGCGAGCGTTCCGCTCGCCAGACGCCTGCTGCTCGGCACGATGGAGAGCGCGGGCGTCGACCCGGACGTTTCGTACGACCTCTCCGTCGCCCTCAGTGAGGCCTGTGCGAACGCCGTCGAGCACGGCGGGGACGCGGCGCTCGGCGGCTCGTCCGAGGCCTACCGGGTGACCGCCTACCTGGACGGCGAGAAGTGCCGCATCGAAGTCGCCGACTCCGGCCCCGGTTTCCCGGCAGGGCGGGCCCGCACCCCCCTGCGTCCGGCACGCGCCGACGCCGAGCACGGCCGGGGCCTGTGTCTGATCCAGGAGCTCGCCGATCACGTGCACATCGGCAACAAGCCGGGGCGGGGCGGCGCGGTGGTCAGCTTCGACAAGATCCTCAAGTGGAAGAAGGACCCTTCTCTGCTGACCGCGTAG
- a CDS encoding MFS transporter → MAALTLSVLIVGLDGTIINVALPTLAGDLHADSAQLQWIGGGYLLALSVAMLPVGLLGDRYGHKRLLLCGIALFGLASLGGAFAGSPATVIAARAVLGLGAATIMPLSMAILPRVFAKEELPKAIAVWTAATALGMPVGPLVGGWLLDHFWWGSVFLFNVPVTVLALAAGLWLLPSDKKREATAPFDALGAVLSALGITALVYGTILIPRDGWTDPTVLVTLVAAAALLTGFVVRERRHPHPLVDLKLFADRRFLWGTLIAVFVNFAVMGILFVVPQYLQAVLGNDSFGTGLRVLPLIGGLMAAAAASEAVVPRLGARTVVPLGMAVLAGGVFLGATTDLSSGYGFTALWLSLTGLGFGLAVVPATSLVMGSLPDGSTGQGTSLLETVQQLGGVLGVAGLGSLLGYGYLARLGTDGLPGRAADAARDSVSGADEVARQLHDTGLATSAHEAFVHGMNLVLTACGVISLLAAVLAAVWLPGRSTKCRKVARSVPEHAESMA, encoded by the coding sequence CTGGCCGCGCTCACGCTGAGCGTGCTGATCGTCGGGCTGGACGGCACGATCATCAACGTCGCCCTGCCGACCCTCGCCGGTGATCTGCACGCCGACAGCGCCCAGTTGCAGTGGATCGGCGGCGGCTATCTCCTGGCCCTGTCCGTGGCGATGCTCCCCGTCGGCCTGCTGGGCGACCGGTACGGCCACAAGCGGCTGCTGCTTTGCGGGATCGCGCTGTTCGGGCTCGCCTCGCTGGGCGGCGCGTTCGCCGGGTCGCCCGCGACGGTCATCGCGGCCCGGGCCGTCCTCGGCCTCGGCGCCGCCACGATCATGCCGCTGTCGATGGCGATCCTGCCGCGCGTCTTCGCCAAGGAGGAGCTGCCCAAGGCCATCGCCGTCTGGACGGCCGCCACCGCTCTCGGCATGCCGGTCGGCCCGCTCGTCGGCGGCTGGCTGCTCGACCACTTCTGGTGGGGCTCGGTCTTCCTCTTCAACGTGCCCGTCACCGTCCTCGCCCTGGCCGCGGGCCTGTGGCTGCTGCCGAGCGACAAGAAGCGCGAGGCCACCGCGCCCTTCGACGCCCTCGGTGCCGTACTGAGTGCCCTCGGCATCACCGCGCTCGTCTACGGCACGATCCTGATCCCGCGCGACGGCTGGACGGACCCGACGGTCCTTGTCACCCTCGTCGCCGCGGCCGCCCTGCTGACCGGGTTCGTGGTGCGTGAGCGCCGCCACCCGCACCCGCTCGTCGACCTGAAACTGTTCGCCGACCGCCGCTTCCTGTGGGGCACGCTGATCGCGGTCTTCGTCAACTTCGCCGTGATGGGCATCCTGTTCGTCGTCCCGCAGTACCTCCAGGCCGTCCTCGGCAACGACTCCTTCGGCACCGGTCTGCGCGTACTGCCCCTGATCGGCGGGCTGATGGCCGCCGCCGCGGCGAGCGAGGCCGTCGTCCCCCGGCTCGGCGCCCGCACCGTCGTCCCGCTCGGCATGGCCGTCCTCGCCGGCGGCGTCTTCCTCGGCGCGACCACGGACCTCTCCAGCGGCTACGGCTTCACCGCGCTCTGGCTCTCCCTCACCGGCCTCGGCTTCGGGCTCGCCGTCGTGCCCGCGACCAGCCTCGTGATGGGTTCGCTGCCGGACGGCAGCACCGGGCAGGGGACCAGCCTCCTGGAGACCGTCCAGCAGCTCGGCGGCGTCCTGGGCGTGGCGGGCCTCGGCAGTCTCCTCGGCTACGGCTATCTGGCCCGGCTCGGCACCGACGGCCTGCCGGGGCGGGCGGCCGACGCGGCCCGCGACTCGGTGTCCGGCGCGGACGAGGTGGCCCGGCAGCTGCACGACACGGGCCTCGCGACCTCTGCCCACGAGGCGTTCGTCCACGGCATGAACCTGGTCCTGACGGCCTGCGGGGTCATCTCCCTGCTGGCCGCCGTACTGGCCGCGGTCTGGCTGCCGGGCCGGTCCACGAAGTGCCGGAAGGTGGCCCGGTCGGTGCCCGAACACGCAGAATCGATGGCATGA
- a CDS encoding acyl-CoA-like ligand-binding transcription factor — protein sequence MTTQETSAAPLGLRERKKRKTRDRIRREAYRLFAGHGYEATTVDQIAEAAEISPSTFFRYFPTKEDVVIQDEYDPALAEALRARPADEPIVDAILQALKGPLGQMLDQDREELLLRTRITFTDPAIRARSVGEQERSEKEIAAIIAERTGRDASDLDVKCAAAAIIAVFTTLVRHWVEGGGTEDLAELYERHLPLLSHGLEF from the coding sequence ATGACGACGCAGGAGACCTCGGCCGCGCCCCTCGGTCTGCGGGAGCGCAAGAAGCGGAAGACCCGCGACCGGATCCGCCGTGAGGCGTACCGGCTGTTCGCCGGGCACGGGTACGAGGCGACGACGGTCGACCAGATCGCGGAGGCGGCGGAGATCTCCCCGAGCACGTTCTTCCGGTACTTCCCCACCAAGGAGGACGTGGTCATCCAGGACGAGTACGACCCCGCGCTCGCCGAGGCACTGCGCGCCCGCCCGGCCGACGAACCGATCGTCGACGCGATCCTCCAGGCCCTGAAAGGCCCCCTGGGCCAGATGCTGGACCAGGACCGTGAGGAGCTGCTGCTGCGCACCCGGATCACCTTCACGGACCCCGCGATCCGGGCCCGCTCGGTCGGTGAACAGGAGCGCAGCGAGAAGGAGATCGCCGCGATCATCGCGGAACGCACCGGCCGGGACGCCTCGGACCTCGACGTGAAGTGCGCGGCCGCGGCCATCATCGCCGTCTTCACGACCCTCGTACGGCACTGGGTCGAGGGCGGCGGCACGGAGGACCTGGCCGAGCTGTACGAACGCCATCTGCCGCTGCTGTCGCACGGACTGGAGTTCTAG
- a CDS encoding intradiol ring-cleavage dioxygenase, which translates to MTGSHKDKSITRRRAIAVTGGTVAAGGLAVAGYQSAFADETTTTDADATASASSSSGTCVLMSSVTEGPYYLDGALVRKDITEGKSGVPLTLRITVQDTTDSCNPVAGAAVEIWHCDAWGYYSGYTTANPGGSAPAESEDGSTANDLTYLRGYQVANANGVVKFETIVPGWYTPRTCHIHVKVHTGGEKEDGTYEGGTVNYTGQLFFDDDIAETIFALEPYSQHSGSYTTLDNDMVYDGGGASSGLLTLEPVHKKDPSKGYKGYITLGIDPDAESTGAGSGGGGTPPSDAPTGTPPSDAPSDSASPSASASS; encoded by the coding sequence ATGACGGGAAGCCACAAAGACAAGTCGATCACCCGGCGCCGCGCGATCGCGGTGACCGGAGGCACGGTCGCCGCAGGAGGCCTCGCGGTCGCCGGATACCAGTCGGCGTTCGCCGACGAGACGACCACCACCGATGCCGACGCCACCGCCTCGGCGAGCTCCAGCAGCGGTACCTGCGTGCTGATGTCCAGCGTCACCGAGGGGCCGTACTACCTGGACGGCGCCCTGGTCCGCAAGGACATCACCGAGGGCAAGAGCGGCGTTCCGCTGACGCTGCGCATCACCGTTCAGGACACCACCGACTCCTGCAACCCGGTTGCCGGCGCCGCCGTGGAGATCTGGCACTGCGACGCCTGGGGCTACTACTCCGGCTACACCACCGCCAACCCCGGCGGCTCCGCGCCCGCCGAGAGCGAGGACGGCTCCACCGCCAACGACCTGACCTACCTGCGTGGTTACCAGGTCGCCAACGCCAACGGGGTCGTCAAGTTCGAGACGATCGTCCCCGGCTGGTACACGCCCCGCACCTGCCACATCCACGTCAAGGTGCACACCGGCGGCGAGAAGGAGGACGGCACGTACGAGGGCGGCACGGTGAACTACACCGGGCAGCTCTTCTTCGACGACGACATCGCCGAGACGATCTTCGCGCTGGAGCCCTACTCCCAGCACTCCGGCAGCTACACCACGCTCGACAACGACATGGTGTACGACGGCGGCGGCGCCTCTAGCGGCCTGCTGACCCTCGAGCCGGTCCACAAGAAGGACCCGTCCAAGGGCTACAAGGGCTACATCACGCTGGGCATCGACCCCGACGCCGAGAGCACCGGCGCGGGCAGCGGCGGCGGTGGTACGCCCCCGAGCGACGCTCCGACGGGTACGCCGCCGAGCGACGCACCCAGTGACAGCGCCTCCCCGTCGGCCTCCGCGTCTTCGTAA
- a CDS encoding triphosphoribosyl-dephospho-CoA synthase has protein sequence MSSREDETLAQAAVAALTWQLELSPKPGLPDPRDLDARATRKDHCSLRWSAKALAPGLAAMAAAARRTGLPTPELRAELGAIGRCTEHSVGLAGGGHRGALWALGLLVAAAALEPRATGNDVTAAAKRIAAHQDRRAPRRPSRGSSVSAKYGAAGARGEARAGFPHVRRALAALDTARTAGAPEPYARLDALLTVMSTLQDTELLYTAGPLGLRHVQAGARGVLEAGGTFTEAGREALSALDDDLHARAWSPRGSGALLAGALFVDSLPVVVRTPARVA, from the coding sequence ATGAGCAGCCGCGAGGACGAGACGCTGGCGCAGGCCGCAGTGGCCGCGCTGACATGGCAGTTGGAGCTTTCCCCCAAGCCGGGACTGCCCGACCCGCGCGACCTCGACGCCCGGGCCACCCGCAAGGACCACTGTTCCCTGCGCTGGTCGGCCAAGGCGCTGGCGCCCGGCCTCGCGGCCATGGCGGCCGCCGCCCGCCGCACCGGCCTGCCCACGCCCGAACTCCGCGCGGAGCTGGGCGCGATCGGCCGGTGCACCGAGCATTCGGTGGGACTGGCGGGCGGTGGCCACCGCGGTGCCCTGTGGGCCCTCGGGCTCCTGGTCGCGGCGGCGGCCCTGGAACCCCGGGCCACCGGGAACGACGTCACCGCGGCCGCCAAGCGGATCGCGGCGCACCAGGACCGGCGGGCGCCGCGGCGGCCCTCCCGCGGGTCGTCCGTCTCGGCGAAGTACGGCGCCGCCGGGGCGCGCGGTGAGGCGCGCGCCGGATTTCCGCATGTGCGGCGGGCGTTGGCCGCGCTCGACACCGCCCGTACGGCCGGCGCGCCCGAGCCGTACGCCCGGCTCGACGCCCTCCTCACCGTCATGTCCACCCTCCAGGACACGGAGCTGCTGTACACCGCGGGCCCCCTCGGCCTCCGCCATGTCCAGGCGGGCGCCCGCGGGGTGCTGGAAGCGGGCGGCACCTTCACGGAGGCGGGCCGCGAGGCGCTCTCCGCCCTCGATGACGACCTCCACGCGCGCGCGTGGAGCCCGCGTGGCAGCGGAGCGCTCCTCGCGGGGGCGCTGTTCGTGGACTCGCTGCCCGTGGTGGTCAGGACACCGGCACGGGTCGCGTGA